A genomic region of Caulobacter vibrioides contains the following coding sequences:
- the rlmH gene encoding 23S rRNA (pseudouridine(1915)-N(3))-methyltransferase RlmH translates to MKITILTVGKLGRMVEAQLAVDYASRATASGRALALGPVEIIEVEARKPGKAAEAEVLRPHLEGAYVVACDEHGKAWKSRAFADHLAQLRDDGNRRVVFLIGGADGLDPSILSAANETMAFGVQTWPHALARAMLAEQIYRAATILSGSPYHRD, encoded by the coding sequence ATGAAGATCACCATCCTCACCGTCGGAAAGCTCGGTCGCATGGTCGAGGCGCAGTTGGCCGTGGACTATGCGTCCCGCGCCACCGCGTCAGGCCGCGCCCTGGCGCTGGGCCCGGTCGAGATCATCGAGGTCGAGGCTCGCAAGCCCGGCAAGGCGGCCGAAGCCGAGGTGCTGCGTCCGCATCTGGAGGGCGCCTATGTCGTGGCGTGCGATGAGCACGGCAAGGCATGGAAGAGCCGCGCCTTCGCCGATCATCTGGCCCAGCTGCGCGATGACGGGAACCGCCGCGTGGTGTTCCTGATCGGCGGGGCCGACGGTCTGGATCCCTCGATCCTGTCGGCCGCCAACGAGACCATGGCCTTCGGCGTCCAGACCTGGCCGCACGCCCTGGCCCGCGCCATGCTGGCCGAACAGATCTATCGCGCCGCCACCATCCTGTCGGGCTCGCCCTATCACCGCGATTGA
- a CDS encoding murein hydrolase activator EnvC family protein gives MSRSRLVFAVCALILTVPTAVVGWQRADAAFEAQRAKDRQLAADTRREIEDLRAELDRLDHARIAAGVDVDAKRARLEALNARENKILSDLGQNRQRLSRLLSALQMFRRDPPPALLVSPGDARDAVRAAILIRAMTPELKQRADAYGRQAVAVGALRREAAAASAELFTAESVVADRKGEIERLIIEKTELERAYAQETLTQANELKTLGALTDGLGNAQPSGPLSLRPPVQGAIVRRFGQEMPAGGKSPGLTLRPEKGATIAAPAGGVVEYAGALNGWGAVLILRVQGAYHVVLAGLDQINVSPGQSVAAGAPIGKMPDPVSSEPELYMEVRENGAPADPERWLKQESR, from the coding sequence ATGTCCCGCTCGCGACTCGTCTTCGCCGTCTGCGCCTTGATCCTGACCGTTCCCACGGCCGTGGTCGGCTGGCAGCGCGCCGACGCCGCTTTCGAGGCGCAACGCGCCAAGGACCGCCAACTCGCCGCTGACACCCGTCGCGAGATCGAGGATTTGCGGGCCGAGCTCGACCGCCTGGATCACGCCCGTATCGCCGCCGGCGTCGACGTCGACGCCAAGCGCGCGCGGCTGGAGGCGCTGAACGCGCGCGAAAACAAGATCCTCAGCGACCTGGGGCAAAACCGGCAGCGCCTGTCGCGCCTGCTCTCAGCCCTACAGATGTTCCGCCGCGACCCGCCGCCGGCCCTGCTGGTCTCGCCCGGCGACGCGCGCGACGCGGTGCGGGCGGCCATCCTGATTCGGGCCATGACGCCTGAACTGAAGCAAAGAGCCGACGCCTATGGCCGTCAGGCCGTCGCGGTCGGGGCCCTACGCCGTGAGGCCGCGGCCGCGTCGGCCGAGCTGTTCACCGCCGAGAGCGTTGTCGCCGACCGCAAGGGCGAGATCGAGCGGCTGATCATCGAGAAGACCGAGCTGGAACGCGCCTACGCTCAAGAGACCCTGACCCAGGCCAACGAACTGAAGACCCTGGGCGCCCTGACCGATGGCCTCGGAAACGCCCAGCCCAGCGGTCCGCTCAGCCTGCGCCCCCCTGTGCAGGGCGCGATCGTCCGCCGGTTTGGCCAGGAAATGCCCGCTGGCGGCAAGTCGCCGGGCCTCACCCTTCGCCCCGAGAAGGGCGCGACCATCGCCGCGCCGGCGGGCGGCGTGGTCGAGTACGCCGGGGCGCTGAACGGCTGGGGCGCGGTGCTGATCCTGCGCGTGCAGGGGGCCTATCATGTCGTGCTGGCGGGCCTGGACCAGATCAACGTTTCGCCCGGACAATCTGTCGCGGCGGGCGCGCCGATCGGGAAGATGCCAGACCCTGTATCCTCCGAGCCGGAACTCTATATGGAGGTACGGGAGAACGGCGCGCCGGCCGATCCGGAGCGCTGGCTCAAACAGGAGTCGCGATAG
- a CDS encoding S41 family peptidase, producing MRKYLLIGVSAFVLGAGTMAYISPIAQANNAPKAQTYKLLELFGDVLGTVEDQYVTEVDDKKLIEAALDGMLTSLDPHSGYLSPDSYEDMQDTTRGEYGGLGLEVTSEEGVVKVISPMDGTPASRAGIQAGDYITAVNGQSVLGLTVNEAVKQMRGTAGEAVTLTIAREKTDPFDVKLVREVIKPKAAIARMEGDYGYVRLPGFNEKATDALASSVNELKSKNPKMKGLILDLRNNPGGLLDQAVGVADVFLDGGEVVSQRGRDPRNIQRYNARGGDMLNGLPMVVLINQGSASAAEIVAGALQDRKRAEVVGLTSFGKGSVQTVIPLRGGADGALKLTTAKYFTPSGRSIQKTGIAPDLEVAQTRDQAQDIANRVWFSEASFKNALNADEGKTRVAPHAPAEAPPTGFDDKKGDFQLQRAIAVLQAGGVAKTPKLPKPAAKVAEVTAKAAAAAGGKAPVTEVK from the coding sequence ATGCGCAAGTACCTGCTCATTGGCGTTTCTGCCTTCGTCCTCGGCGCGGGAACGATGGCCTATATCAGTCCCATCGCCCAGGCGAACAACGCCCCCAAGGCCCAGACCTACAAACTGCTGGAGCTGTTCGGCGACGTGCTGGGGACGGTCGAGGACCAGTACGTCACCGAGGTCGATGACAAGAAGCTGATCGAGGCGGCGCTGGACGGCATGCTGACCAGCCTGGACCCGCACTCGGGCTATCTGTCGCCCGACAGCTACGAAGACATGCAGGACACCACGCGCGGCGAGTACGGCGGGCTTGGCCTGGAAGTCACCAGCGAAGAGGGCGTGGTCAAGGTGATCTCGCCGATGGACGGCACCCCCGCCTCGCGCGCGGGCATCCAGGCGGGTGACTACATCACCGCCGTCAACGGTCAGAGCGTGCTGGGCCTGACGGTCAACGAAGCCGTCAAGCAGATGCGCGGCACGGCCGGCGAGGCCGTCACCCTGACCATCGCCCGCGAAAAGACCGATCCCTTCGACGTCAAGCTGGTGCGCGAGGTGATCAAGCCCAAGGCCGCCATCGCCCGCATGGAGGGCGACTACGGCTATGTCCGCCTGCCCGGCTTCAACGAAAAGGCTACCGACGCCCTGGCCAGCTCGGTCAACGAGCTGAAGTCCAAGAATCCGAAGATGAAGGGCCTGATCCTGGATCTGCGGAACAATCCGGGCGGCCTGCTGGATCAGGCGGTCGGCGTGGCCGACGTGTTCCTGGACGGCGGCGAGGTGGTCAGCCAGCGCGGTCGCGACCCGCGCAATATCCAGCGCTACAACGCCCGTGGCGGCGACATGCTGAACGGCCTGCCCATGGTGGTGCTGATCAACCAGGGCTCGGCCTCGGCGGCCGAAATCGTCGCCGGCGCCTTGCAGGACCGCAAGCGCGCCGAAGTGGTCGGCCTGACCAGCTTCGGCAAGGGTTCGGTGCAGACCGTCATTCCGCTGCGCGGCGGGGCCGACGGCGCCCTGAAGCTAACGACGGCCAAGTATTTCACCCCGTCGGGCCGCTCGATCCAGAAGACCGGCATCGCCCCGGATCTCGAGGTCGCCCAGACCCGTGACCAGGCCCAGGACATCGCCAACCGGGTCTGGTTCAGCGAAGCCAGCTTCAAGAACGCGCTGAACGCCGACGAGGGTAAGACCCGAGTGGCGCCGCACGCGCCCGCCGAGGCTCCGCCGACCGGCTTTGACGACAAGAAGGGCGACTTCCAACTGCAACGCGCGATCGCGGTGCTGCAGGCCGGCGGCGTCGCCAAGACGCCGAAGCTGCCCAAGCCTGCGGCCAAGGTCGCCGAGGTGACCGCCAAGGCCGCCGCGGCGGCGGGCGGCAAGGCGCCGGTCACCGAGGTCAAATAG
- a CDS encoding TonB-dependent receptor, with the protein MGIVMTTRKPTRDTARFKALLLAASLLGGATSAYAQDAEKAAELETVVVTGKRLSEASVAIGTDRATATVSITREALLSAPAGITGLKMLESLPGFNVQANDALGMYEFGNSVSVRAFNFQQIGFLLDNIPMGRSDQFGGSPIYRYVDNENLLRVTASAGAGDVALPSYASLGPIVDYFTQAPSQEAGGAISQTFGSDALRRTFLRLEMGKLGPVSGYVSGSWIKGDLWRGPGTIDRKHYEGKLKYDLPNGGDITFQTVHNDYFDYDSPSITKAQYAGTAGDVFGRKGRYFAYLGVPPTSVPFGTAISIPTASLPETVAGVPYSNANYAQYYKFAINKRQDHLYGLTLNTPLGDDLDLTATAYYEDKGGYGVSPEAYATSLTSHNAQRLIVPGLFAPKGIQYGLSGVDGIRQGVTAKLAWHVGFNKIEAGLWLENDDYHRTQNRYNVAGGNPDGAPLFNERVHAQRDYTSLRETKQFFLKDTLTLMDSKLKLELGFKATDIDYKIAGYRNPNDYIFSRRPLLKDNWKDSFLPQVGAVYSVTGRDQIFASYSENMALPRGADDIFSAASPTVAGPDPETSTNWELGYRANHKTFNASVVAYQTEFKNRLQSFAAPVPGGGGITETFFQNVGAVRAKGVEFSGQWKPEFLAGKAYFNANLSYNSAKFQDDVLNYRASATAAATTLGIAGKKVPDFPDWVVQGGLTVEPFDGLLMNISARHLESRFTNFINSEKVGGYTIVNAYIDIGDGFSAGPFSQIKARVNIDNLFDKDYLGTINTTVNTAASFRPAPPRTVQFTISADF; encoded by the coding sequence TTGGGGATAGTCATGACCACTCGCAAACCCACGCGCGACACCGCGCGCTTCAAAGCGCTGTTACTGGCCGCCTCGCTGCTGGGCGGCGCGACCTCCGCCTACGCCCAGGACGCGGAGAAGGCCGCCGAACTGGAAACGGTGGTGGTGACCGGCAAGCGCCTGTCGGAGGCCAGCGTCGCAATCGGCACCGACCGCGCCACCGCGACCGTCTCGATCACGCGTGAGGCCCTGCTGTCGGCCCCCGCAGGCATCACCGGCCTGAAGATGCTGGAGAGCCTGCCGGGCTTCAACGTCCAGGCCAATGACGCGCTGGGCATGTACGAGTTCGGCAACTCGGTCTCGGTGCGGGCCTTCAACTTCCAGCAGATCGGCTTCCTGCTGGACAATATTCCGATGGGGCGCAGTGACCAGTTCGGCGGCAGCCCGATCTATCGCTATGTCGACAACGAGAACCTGCTGCGGGTGACGGCCTCGGCCGGCGCCGGGGATGTGGCCCTGCCCAGCTACGCGTCGCTGGGCCCGATCGTCGACTACTTCACCCAGGCGCCGTCGCAGGAAGCCGGTGGTGCGATCAGCCAGACCTTCGGCAGCGACGCGCTGCGCCGCACCTTCCTGCGGCTCGAGATGGGCAAGCTGGGTCCGGTGTCAGGCTATGTCAGCGGCTCGTGGATCAAGGGCGACCTTTGGCGCGGCCCGGGCACGATCGATCGCAAGCACTATGAGGGCAAGCTGAAGTACGACCTGCCCAACGGCGGCGACATCACCTTCCAGACCGTGCACAACGACTATTTCGACTATGACAGCCCGTCGATCACCAAGGCGCAGTACGCCGGGACCGCCGGCGATGTCTTCGGACGCAAGGGCCGCTATTTCGCCTATCTGGGCGTTCCGCCGACCTCTGTACCGTTCGGCACGGCGATCTCGATCCCGACCGCCAGCCTCCCCGAAACCGTAGCGGGGGTGCCATACTCCAACGCAAACTACGCGCAGTACTACAAGTTCGCGATCAACAAGCGGCAGGACCACCTCTATGGCCTGACGCTCAATACGCCGCTGGGCGATGATCTCGACCTGACCGCCACGGCCTACTACGAGGACAAGGGCGGGTACGGGGTTTCGCCCGAGGCCTATGCCACCTCTCTGACCAGCCACAACGCCCAGCGCCTGATCGTGCCGGGCCTGTTCGCGCCCAAGGGCATCCAGTACGGCCTGTCGGGCGTCGACGGCATCCGCCAGGGCGTCACCGCCAAGCTGGCCTGGCACGTCGGCTTCAACAAGATCGAAGCCGGCCTCTGGCTCGAGAACGACGACTATCACCGCACCCAGAACCGCTACAACGTGGCGGGCGGAAATCCTGACGGCGCGCCGCTGTTCAACGAGCGGGTCCACGCCCAGCGCGACTACACGTCCCTGCGGGAGACCAAGCAGTTCTTCCTGAAGGACACCCTGACGCTGATGGACTCCAAGCTGAAGCTGGAGCTTGGCTTCAAGGCCACCGACATCGACTACAAGATCGCCGGCTATCGCAATCCCAACGACTACATCTTCAGCCGCCGTCCGCTGCTGAAGGACAATTGGAAGGACAGCTTCCTGCCCCAGGTCGGCGCGGTCTATAGCGTCACCGGCCGCGACCAGATTTTCGCCTCGTACTCGGAGAACATGGCCCTGCCGCGTGGCGCGGACGACATCTTCTCGGCCGCCAGCCCGACGGTCGCGGGCCCCGATCCTGAGACCTCGACGAACTGGGAGCTTGGCTATCGCGCCAACCACAAGACGTTCAACGCCTCGGTCGTGGCCTACCAGACCGAGTTCAAGAATCGTCTGCAGTCGTTCGCCGCCCCGGTGCCCGGCGGCGGTGGGATCACCGAGACCTTCTTCCAGAATGTGGGGGCGGTGCGGGCCAAGGGGGTCGAATTCAGCGGCCAGTGGAAGCCCGAGTTCCTGGCGGGCAAGGCGTATTTCAACGCCAACCTCTCCTACAACAGCGCCAAGTTCCAGGACGATGTCTTGAACTATCGCGCCAGCGCCACGGCGGCGGCCACGACCCTGGGCATCGCCGGCAAGAAGGTGCCGGACTTCCCCGACTGGGTGGTCCAGGGCGGCCTGACGGTCGAACCGTTCGACGGCCTGTTGATGAACATCTCCGCGCGCCACCTGGAGAGCCGTTTCACCAACTTCATCAACAGCGAAAAGGTCGGCGGCTATACGATCGTCAACGCCTATATCGACATCGGCGACGGCTTCTCGGCCGGGCCGTTCAGCCAGATCAAGGCGCGGGTCAATATCGATAACCTGTTCGACAAGGACTATCTGGGCACCATCAATACGACGGTGAACACCGCCGCCAGCTTCCGTCCCGCGCCGCCGAGAACGGTGCAGTTCACGATCTCGGCCGACTTCTAG
- a CDS encoding divergent polysaccharide deacetylase family protein, which produces MAVSFSRKPAYAAAAPASGAPDDLRAKLMAAISNPYISASGAACLFLASLAALVLITSDPKAGAPLIRLELTKIGATKNAPEGWREALSGDPAHEASLVPGELGLSASPFGPVMAKTQDEAPIAEGLENAPAIPQGPGLPQAPMAGLSAPGPGGGLLPIIAADGRTVADAYARPFTPDGRPKVSVVIGGLGLNAQTTRAAIETLPGEITLSFAPYAEGLQGWIDLARAHGHEVLLETPMEPADYPANDPGPYTLIATNRPDDTVRKLEWLMSRATGYFGLSNYLGARFVDNDQAMNTFNAALKARGLAFIDDGLAARRAGPIPRASADRVIDDELSASAIDAQLRALETGAASRGQSLGSGFAYPVTINQVRTWAAGLQARGIQLAPASALAHR; this is translated from the coding sequence ATGGCCGTCTCGTTTTCGCGCAAGCCCGCCTACGCCGCCGCCGCGCCCGCCTCGGGCGCGCCCGATGACCTGCGCGCCAAGCTCATGGCGGCGATCAGCAATCCCTATATCAGCGCCAGCGGCGCGGCCTGCCTGTTCCTGGCCTCGCTGGCGGCGCTGGTCCTGATCACCAGCGATCCAAAGGCCGGCGCGCCCTTGATTCGCCTTGAGCTGACCAAGATCGGCGCGACCAAGAACGCGCCGGAAGGCTGGCGCGAGGCGCTGAGCGGGGATCCGGCCCATGAAGCCAGCCTGGTTCCCGGCGAACTGGGTCTTTCAGCCAGTCCGTTCGGCCCCGTCATGGCCAAGACCCAAGACGAGGCGCCCATCGCCGAAGGCCTGGAGAACGCGCCGGCCATCCCGCAGGGACCGGGCCTGCCCCAGGCGCCGATGGCGGGCCTGAGCGCCCCTGGCCCTGGCGGCGGCCTGCTGCCGATCATCGCCGCCGACGGACGAACCGTCGCCGACGCCTATGCCCGCCCCTTCACGCCAGACGGCCGCCCCAAGGTCTCGGTCGTCATTGGCGGCCTTGGCCTGAACGCCCAGACCACCCGCGCCGCGATCGAGACACTGCCCGGCGAGATCACCCTGTCCTTCGCCCCCTACGCCGAGGGCTTGCAAGGCTGGATCGACCTGGCCCGCGCCCATGGCCACGAGGTGCTGCTGGAAACCCCGATGGAGCCGGCGGACTATCCGGCCAACGATCCTGGCCCCTACACCCTGATCGCGACCAACCGGCCCGACGACACGGTGCGCAAGCTGGAGTGGCTGATGTCGCGCGCGACGGGCTATTTTGGCCTGTCCAACTATCTGGGCGCCCGCTTCGTCGACAACGATCAGGCGATGAACACCTTCAACGCCGCCCTGAAGGCGCGGGGCCTGGCCTTCATCGACGATGGCTTGGCCGCCCGCCGCGCAGGCCCGATCCCCCGCGCTTCGGCCGACCGCGTGATCGACGACGAGCTGTCCGCCAGCGCCATCGACGCCCAACTTCGCGCGCTGGAAACGGGCGCGGCCAGCCGGGGCCAGTCGCTGGGCTCGGGCTTCGCCTATCCGGTGACGATCAACCAGGTCCGGACCTGGGCCGCCGGTCTGCAGGCCCGCGGGATCCAGTTGGCCCCGGCCTCGGCCCTGGCGCACCGCTGA
- a CDS encoding RNA pyrophosphohydrolase, translating into MTELDHPQHRPNVGVVLFHPDGRVWLGRRHRQAPPFNWQFPQGGVDEGEDLEVAARRELAEETGVTSVELLGRTEGWITYDFPPEVLANPKHARGWRGQKQVWFAYRFVGEESEIDLEADEHIEFDAWRWGRLDETPELIVPFKRGVYEAVVAAFQGFARGG; encoded by the coding sequence ATGACTGAGCTGGACCATCCCCAACATCGCCCCAATGTCGGCGTCGTGCTGTTTCACCCGGACGGCCGCGTCTGGCTGGGCCGTCGCCATCGCCAGGCCCCGCCGTTCAACTGGCAGTTCCCGCAAGGCGGCGTCGATGAGGGCGAGGACCTCGAGGTCGCCGCCCGTCGCGAACTGGCCGAAGAGACCGGCGTCACGTCCGTGGAGCTTCTCGGGCGCACCGAAGGATGGATCACCTACGACTTCCCGCCCGAGGTTCTGGCCAATCCCAAGCACGCGCGCGGCTGGCGGGGCCAGAAGCAGGTCTGGTTCGCCTATCGTTTCGTCGGCGAGGAGTCCGAGATCGATCTGGAAGCGGACGAACACATCGAGTTCGACGCCTGGCGATGGGGCAGGCTCGACGAAACGCCCGAACTGATCGTACCCTTCAAGCGCGGGGTCTACGAAGCGGTGGTCGCCGCGTTCCAGGGGTTCGCGCGCGGAGGCTAG
- a CDS encoding alpha/beta hydrolase: MTDTVLLIHGYGCAGDVWGPVAQRLRAEGYRVEAPTIRAAVRTVDGPRAGLVGLTLADYVAEMTALAQTLTKETGKKPLVFGHSMGGLIAQKVAEAGHASALVLFAPASPADARGKPKLSPVFTFLNMAIQPKPETKAGKMWKTGFKFGVMNAVPASRHDALYATMVHDSGQVLADLAWPDKDPNKAAYVDAAKVTIPILVMAGALDRTTPLDDVQRIGRKYTSADIKIYPNNAHYLIDEPNTMKILDDVIAWLRGKNQTPAAQAAPAPKAAPAPSPEPAKPAATAPVEAPAPAPEPVKAAEPAPAPKKAAAKPKAEPKPKTPAPAAKKAAPKAKVAPAAAAPAKAAPAPKAKAAAKPAAEKAPAAKKPAAPKAAAKPAAKPAAKAAPAAKTPAAPKAAPKAAPKPAKPPATKAPAKSSPKAEK; encoded by the coding sequence ATGACGGACACGGTTCTGTTGATCCACGGCTATGGCTGCGCGGGTGACGTCTGGGGTCCGGTCGCCCAGCGGCTTAGGGCCGAGGGCTATCGCGTCGAGGCGCCGACGATCCGCGCAGCGGTGCGGACGGTCGACGGCCCAAGAGCGGGTCTGGTGGGCCTGACCCTGGCCGACTATGTCGCCGAGATGACCGCCCTGGCCCAGACCCTGACCAAGGAGACCGGCAAGAAGCCGCTGGTCTTTGGCCACTCCATGGGCGGGCTGATCGCCCAGAAGGTCGCCGAAGCGGGCCATGCCTCGGCCCTGGTGCTGTTCGCCCCCGCCTCGCCGGCGGACGCACGCGGCAAGCCCAAGCTCTCGCCGGTCTTCACCTTCCTCAACATGGCCATCCAGCCCAAGCCTGAGACCAAGGCGGGCAAGATGTGGAAGACCGGCTTCAAGTTCGGCGTGATGAACGCGGTGCCGGCCAGCCGTCACGACGCGCTCTACGCCACCATGGTGCATGACAGCGGGCAGGTGCTGGCTGACCTCGCCTGGCCGGACAAGGATCCAAACAAGGCCGCGTACGTTGACGCCGCCAAGGTGACGATCCCGATCCTGGTCATGGCCGGCGCGCTGGACCGGACCACGCCGCTGGATGACGTACAGCGGATCGGCCGCAAGTACACCAGCGCCGACATCAAGATCTATCCCAACAACGCCCATTATCTCATAGACGAGCCGAACACGATGAAGATCCTCGATGACGTGATCGCCTGGCTGCGGGGCAAGAACCAGACGCCCGCCGCCCAGGCCGCACCGGCTCCCAAGGCCGCACCGGCGCCTTCGCCCGAACCCGCCAAGCCGGCGGCGACCGCCCCGGTCGAGGCGCCCGCGCCCGCGCCGGAACCAGTGAAGGCCGCCGAACCGGCTCCCGCTCCCAAGAAGGCGGCGGCCAAGCCCAAGGCCGAGCCGAAGCCCAAGACCCCGGCTCCCGCCGCCAAGAAGGCTGCGCCGAAAGCCAAGGTGGCCCCGGCGGCCGCCGCCCCGGCCAAGGCGGCTCCCGCGCCGAAGGCCAAGGCCGCAGCCAAGCCGGCGGCTGAAAAGGCGCCAGCCGCCAAGAAGCCCGCTGCGCCCAAGGCTGCGGCCAAACCCGCCGCGAAGCCCGCAGCCAAGGCCGCGCCTGCCGCCAAGACGCCGGCCGCCCCAAAGGCCGCTCCAAAGGCCGCCCCAAAGCCCGCCAAGCCGCCTGCGACAAAGGCGCCGGCCAAATCCTCGCCCAAGGCCGAGAAGTAA
- a CDS encoding alpha/beta fold hydrolase: MHAPVIMVHGAFCGGWTFDAFRAPFETAGHRVMTPDLIGHDGASSATGVSMSDYARQISRLIEACESPPILIGHSMGGLVAQMAASRAPVSKLILLAPSPPWGVSGASLEEAVSAVSLYALGPYWMQAIAPDYGVVRRYSVDRLERAERKAIFARMTPESGRALWETLNWWLDPFMTTNVRAPTCPVLAIAGGKDVIHPPATVRQTAARLGGQAEVFSEMSHWLPGEPGWERVAARCLDFIAAEGRAAA, translated from the coding sequence ATGCACGCACCGGTGATCATGGTCCACGGCGCTTTCTGCGGTGGATGGACCTTCGATGCGTTCCGCGCGCCGTTCGAGACGGCGGGCCACCGCGTGATGACGCCTGACCTCATCGGCCATGACGGCGCCAGCAGCGCGACCGGCGTCTCCATGTCGGACTATGCGCGGCAGATCAGTCGCCTGATCGAGGCCTGCGAGTCTCCTCCGATCCTGATCGGCCACTCCATGGGCGGCCTTGTCGCCCAGATGGCGGCGTCTCGCGCGCCCGTGTCCAAGCTGATCCTGTTGGCGCCGTCGCCCCCCTGGGGCGTCTCCGGCGCCAGCCTTGAGGAGGCCGTCTCGGCGGTCAGCCTCTACGCCCTGGGCCCCTATTGGATGCAGGCCATCGCACCGGACTATGGCGTCGTGCGTCGCTATAGCGTCGATCGCCTTGAGCGCGCCGAGCGCAAGGCGATCTTCGCCCGCATGACGCCCGAGAGCGGGCGCGCGCTATGGGAAACGCTGAACTGGTGGCTCGACCCGTTCATGACCACCAATGTGCGCGCGCCGACCTGTCCGGTCCTGGCGATCGCCGGGGGCAAGGACGTGATCCATCCGCCCGCCACCGTTCGCCAGACCGCCGCGCGCCTGGGCGGCCAGGCCGAGGTGTTTTCCGAGATGAGCCACTGGCTGCCCGGCGAGCCCGGTTGGGAAAGGGTCGCCGCACGCTGCCTCGACTTCATTGCAGCCGAAGGCCGCGCGGCGGCCTGA
- the sugE gene encoding quaternary ammonium compound efflux SMR transporter SugE, with translation MAWIILFVAGLFEIGWAVGLKFTEGFTRPIPTVLTAISLVLSMGLLGWAVKTLPLGTAYAVWTGIGAVGTAIVGIVVFKEPATAARLVCFGLIVAGILGLKVFSPQ, from the coding sequence GTGGCCTGGATCATTCTCTTCGTCGCGGGCCTGTTCGAGATCGGCTGGGCCGTGGGCCTGAAGTTCACCGAAGGCTTCACGCGGCCGATTCCCACCGTGCTCACGGCCATCAGCCTCGTCCTGTCGATGGGGCTCTTGGGATGGGCTGTGAAGACCCTGCCCCTGGGCACCGCCTATGCGGTCTGGACCGGCATCGGCGCGGTCGGCACGGCCATCGTCGGCATTGTCGTGTTCAAGGAGCCGGCCACGGCCGCGCGGCTCGTTTGTTTCGGGCTCATTGTTGCGGGCATCCTCGGGCTGAAGGTCTTCAGCCCGCAATAG
- a CDS encoding ATP synthase F1 subunit epsilon, translating to MAKLHFSLVAPERELFSGEVDMVQAPGAEGDFGVLANHAPFMTTLREGKVTVKDGATTKVFDIQGGFADVGPEGLTILAEHAVEAA from the coding sequence ATGGCCAAGCTGCACTTCTCTCTGGTCGCTCCCGAGCGCGAACTGTTCTCGGGCGAGGTGGACATGGTCCAGGCTCCGGGCGCTGAAGGCGACTTCGGCGTACTGGCCAACCACGCCCCGTTCATGACCACCCTGCGCGAAGGCAAGGTGACCGTGAAGGACGGCGCGACCACCAAGGTGTTCGACATCCAGGGCGGTTTTGCTGACGTTGGTCCCGAGGGCCTGACGATCCTGGCGGAGCACGCCGTCGAAGCGGCCTGA